The DNA sequence TGTATGATTCCAACGATGTATTTAGTGCCACGTCTTTATGGAAAAATCGAGCCATTATTAGGGATTCAACCACGTAGCAAAGAATATACCGTTTCATTAACAGAATTGTTTAATGCCAAAATGATGTTAACGATTGTTGGATGTTTCGTGGCTGCTGTTGGTTTTGAGTTCATGGCTGACTTAGGAATTAATTTTATTGATTGGGAAGCAGAATGGGCAGAAAGTACACCGGCATTAATTATGGCGATGGCGTTAGCACTTATTGTCGCATTAGGTGTCTTTTTTAAAGTCATGAAAAAACAAGAAAAGGTGAGTGTATGATAAAAATTGAGAATTTGTGTTTTACTTACCCTGGTGCCGATCAACCTCAATTAAATGAGGTTGATCTTGAGATTAAACAAGGGGACTTCGTTGCGATTGTTGGGAATAATGGGTGTGGGAAATCAACACTTTGTAAGACGTTGAATGGATTGATTCCGCACTATTTTTCTGGGGATTTTTCGGGTCATGTCTGGATTAATGAAAAAAATACGCAAGATTATAGTATTGGAGAATTAGCTCAAGAAATTGGCTACGTTTATCAAGATTTTGAAAATCAAATTGTTCGTCCAACAGTCTTAGATGAAGCTTCGTTTGCTTGTTTGAATTATGCCATGAAAGATTACATTGATCGCGGTCGTGAAGCGCTTCAATTAACAGGACTTTATCATAAGGAAGAAGCCTATATTTGGCAATTAAGTGGAGGACAAAAACATTTATTAGCGTTAGCGGGAGCGATCGCACTTTCGCCTGGGATTGTTATTTTAGATGAACCGATTGCTCAATTAGATCCTCAACATGCCACGATGATTTATGAGTTATTAAAAAGATTAAATGAAGAACAGAAGATGACGATCATCGTCATTGAGCATCACACGGAATTTATTGCTGATTATTGTCACGAAGTGATGATGATGAAGGATGGGCGTATTGCTTGGAAATTACCAACAAAAGAGGCTTTAAATCGAATTGAAGAATTGCAAGGCATTCATGTCTTTCCGCCACAAGTTACATTAGCCTCTAAACAGGCGCATGAGTGTCAAAAAATTGAAGTTAATGGCCTTTATCCCATCAAAATAGAAGAGGCTGCACACTTATTTCAATCGAAACGTCTACAAAGAAGTTCAATCAAAAAATATGTTCGTCCAAGTGATGAATGTGTCATCGAGTTTTCAGATGTTCGCCACGAATATCGAGCGGTTAAAGGTGACAATAAGGTTGCGTTAAATCAGTTTAATTTGAATGTTTATAAAGGTGATAAAATTGCATTGATTGGAAACAATGGGGCAGGTAAATCAACGATTTTAAAATTAATGACTGGATTAATGAAACCAAAAGAAGGTTCTGTTACTGTTTGTGATCACGATACAAGAGCCTTTAGTGCGGAACAGTTATCTTCGTATGTTTCATTAGTTTATCAAAATCCAGAGCAGATGTTTATTAAAGATAATATTTTTGATGATATTGCTTTTTCTATGAAACTAAGAGCTTATGAAGATTATGAACAACGAACTCAAGAACTTTTAAAAATGTTTCGATTAGAAAACTTGCGTGACCGTGATGGGCGCTTGTTAAGTGGAGGCCAGATGCGTCGTGCCTCTTTAGCCATTGGGGTTGCTTTAGGACCAGAGGTCATTTTACTTGATGAGCCGACTGCTAATTTAGATATCGCCACACGACAAGAGATTATGAAAATTTTAAATGCCACAAAAGATGTCATGCAAACCGCGATTATTGCGACACATGATATGCAACTGGTGGCTGAGTGGGCTGATCGAATTATTGTGTTAAATAATGGCTATATTATTG is a window from the Turicibacter bilis genome containing:
- a CDS encoding ABC transporter ATP-binding protein; protein product: MIKIENLCFTYPGADQPQLNEVDLEIKQGDFVAIVGNNGCGKSTLCKTLNGLIPHYFSGDFSGHVWINEKNTQDYSIGELAQEIGYVYQDFENQIVRPTVLDEASFACLNYAMKDYIDRGREALQLTGLYHKEEAYIWQLSGGQKHLLALAGAIALSPGIVILDEPIAQLDPQHATMIYELLKRLNEEQKMTIIVIEHHTEFIADYCHEVMMMKDGRIAWKLPTKEALNRIEELQGIHVFPPQVTLASKQAHECQKIEVNGLYPIKIEEAAHLFQSKRLQRSSIKKYVRPSDECVIEFSDVRHEYRAVKGDNKVALNQFNLNVYKGDKIALIGNNGAGKSTILKLMTGLMKPKEGSVTVCDHDTRAFSAEQLSSYVSLVYQNPEQMFIKDNIFDDIAFSMKLRAYEDYEQRTQELLKMFRLENLRDRDGRLLSGGQMRRASLAIGVALGPEVILLDEPTANLDIATRQEIMKILNATKDVMQTAIIATHDMQLVAEWADRIIVLNNGYIIADGSRDEIFGNQRICRQAGIRPPDIYSLAKLVDDRMNCYHIEQFVEALEG